From a region of the Haloferax volcanii DS2 genome:
- a CDS encoding DUF7113 family protein, giving the protein MLLVRGRGGGTALTGTIFERGEQAPTYRGAPDEDAPYVWVCDEFYEVESGGSETEIDGRTIRVAFDTPLPRGFDTREQALSAAKEHVRTQFARVGVPADEVRVEVVRPEEEGTPEAEQPVPTDRSADEGSPEGDASH; this is encoded by the coding sequence ATGTTATTGGTCCGCGGTCGCGGCGGCGGCACGGCACTCACCGGGACGATATTCGAACGGGGGGAGCAAGCGCCGACCTACCGCGGCGCGCCGGACGAGGACGCGCCCTACGTCTGGGTCTGCGACGAGTTCTACGAGGTCGAAAGCGGCGGCTCGGAGACCGAAATCGACGGGCGGACGATTCGCGTCGCCTTCGACACGCCGCTTCCCCGCGGCTTCGACACCCGCGAGCAGGCGCTGTCGGCCGCGAAAGAACACGTCAGGACGCAGTTCGCGCGGGTCGGCGTCCCAGCCGACGAGGTGCGGGTCGAGGTCGTCAGGCCCGAAGAGGAGGGGACGCCGGAGGCCGAACAGCCGGTCCCGACGGACCGCTCCGCCGACGAAGGCTCTCCCGAGGGCGACGCGTCGCACTAG
- a CDS encoding SDR family oxidoreductase translates to MARNRGRVLLAGATGRTGRHVLDALAETPLVVRALTRDADAESELRARGADEVVVGDLLDPDDARQAVLDADAVVSAVGVSAGLETIRGDLVDGAGVVNLVDAATASGAQRFVLTSSIGVGDSKGGLPLSLRALLTAAGVLSAKERSENRLRDAPLDHTIVRPGALTDGPATGDVVVGEGGDSVRGSIPRADVANVLAHSLFTRETENRTFEVVSRPGLRKRADNVVDIDWTPLPRAEAAGDESERKRERELAE, encoded by the coding sequence ATGGCACGCAATCGCGGTCGCGTCCTCCTTGCCGGTGCGACGGGTCGGACGGGCCGACACGTCCTCGACGCGCTGGCCGAGACGCCCCTCGTCGTCAGGGCGCTGACCCGCGACGCCGACGCTGAGTCGGAGCTCAGAGCGCGCGGCGCGGACGAGGTCGTCGTCGGCGACCTCCTCGACCCCGACGACGCCCGTCAGGCGGTCCTCGACGCCGACGCCGTCGTCTCCGCGGTCGGCGTCTCGGCGGGGCTCGAAACCATCCGCGGCGACCTCGTCGACGGCGCGGGCGTCGTCAACCTCGTTGACGCCGCGACCGCCTCGGGCGCACAGCGGTTCGTCCTCACGTCCTCTATCGGCGTCGGCGACTCGAAGGGCGGCCTCCCGCTGTCGCTCCGCGCGCTTCTCACGGCGGCGGGCGTCCTCTCGGCGAAGGAACGAAGCGAGAACCGGCTCCGAGACGCGCCGCTCGACCACACGATTGTCAGGCCCGGCGCGCTCACCGACGGCCCCGCGACCGGGGACGTGGTCGTCGGGGAGGGCGGCGACTCCGTCCGCGGGAGCATCCCCCGCGCCGACGTGGCGAACGTCCTCGCGCACTCGCTTTTCACCCGCGAGACGGAAAACCGGACGTTCGAGGTCGTCTCTCGCCCCGGACTCCGCAAGCGGGCCGACAACGTGGTCGATATCGATTGGACGCCGCTGCCCCGGGCCGAGGCGGCGGGCGACGAGAGCGAACGAAAGCGAGAGCGAGAACTCGCGGAGTAG
- a CDS encoding NAD(+)/NADH kinase: MKVGIVAQKGNSRAAYLAAETSEALAGVDAEAVVDAATAEELGVEGTPVESFDDCDLVVSIGGDGTFLYAARGADGVPILGVNLGEVGFLNAVSPADAIDEVLAEVAAFREGDQSVREVPRIVASGDGWEMDPSMNEVVVHGPRRGHGGGADLEVRVDGSLYSGSHADGVLVTTPAGSSAYNLSEGGPLVHPGVEGLVVTEMAADEGMPPLVVPQGAAVSVTVTGAASAVVVGDGRTRRTVSPPTEVRIERSDSPVRLAGPTSDFFEALGKLD, encoded by the coding sequence ATGAAGGTCGGCATCGTCGCACAGAAGGGCAACAGCCGGGCCGCGTACCTCGCCGCGGAGACGAGCGAGGCGCTCGCCGGGGTCGACGCCGAGGCCGTCGTCGACGCGGCGACCGCCGAGGAGTTGGGCGTCGAGGGCACGCCCGTCGAGTCGTTCGACGACTGCGACCTCGTGGTGAGCATCGGCGGTGACGGAACGTTTCTCTACGCCGCCCGCGGTGCCGACGGCGTTCCCATTCTCGGCGTCAACCTCGGCGAGGTCGGCTTCCTGAACGCCGTCTCGCCCGCCGACGCCATCGACGAGGTGCTGGCCGAAGTCGCCGCGTTCCGGGAGGGGGACCAGTCGGTTCGAGAGGTCCCTCGCATCGTCGCCAGCGGCGACGGCTGGGAGATGGACCCGTCGATGAACGAGGTCGTCGTCCACGGGCCTCGGCGGGGTCACGGCGGCGGCGCGGACCTGGAAGTCCGCGTGGACGGCTCGCTGTACTCCGGGAGCCACGCCGACGGCGTGCTCGTCACGACGCCCGCGGGGAGTTCCGCCTACAACCTCAGCGAGGGCGGCCCGCTCGTCCACCCCGGCGTCGAGGGACTCGTCGTCACCGAGATGGCGGCCGACGAGGGGATGCCGCCGCTGGTCGTCCCTCAGGGTGCCGCCGTGAGCGTCACCGTCACCGGCGCGGCGTCGGCGGTCGTCGTCGGCGACGGGCGGACCCGGCGGACGGTGTCGCCGCCGACGGAGGTTCGCATCGAGCGGTCCGACTCGCCGGTCCGACTCGCCGGTCCGACCTCCGACTTCTTCGAAGCGCTCGGCAAACTCGACTGA
- the carB gene encoding carbamoyl-phosphate synthase large subunit, with product MTDEDTSTGPQEGTEDRTILLIGSGPIQIGQAAEFDYSGAQACRALREEGARVVLVNSNPATIMTDPEMADKVYIEPITTEAISEIIERERPDGVIAGLGGQTGLNVTAELAEEGVLEKFDVDIMGTPLDTIYATEDRDLFRQRMEKIGQPVPKSTTISLEEGEAVENITEEALVERVEDSVDAVGDLPVISRTTYTLGGSGSGVVHEMDELVSRVRKGLRLSRNSEVLITESISGWVELEYEVMRDADDSCIIICNMENIDPMGIHTGESTVVTPSQVIPDEGHQEMRDAALQVIRELGIQGGCNIQFAWHDDGTPGGEYRVVEVNPRVSRSSALASKATGYPIARVTAKVALGKRLHEITNEITGETTAAFEPAIDYVVTKVPRWPKDKFTDVDFELSTAMKSTGEAMSIGRTFEESLLKALRSSEYDPAADWDEVSDEELEAEYLETPTPDRPYAIFEAFERGYTTEDVVELTDIHEWYVERFGRVVEAVEAAAEGDFAAAASAGHTNASIAAATGTSVGEVEQNVPGRTYKQVDTCAGEFAAQTPYYYSARKPEFFRGPFEGDSAGNELRVDRDMESVVVVGGGPIRIGQGVEFDYCSVHAVQALRDMGIDAHVVNNNPETVSTDYDTSDGLFFEPITAEEVADVIEAIDADGVMLQFGGQTSVNIGHPLESELDRRGVDCEILGTTIDAMDLAEDRDRFNRLMDDLGILQPEGGSATSEEEALDLANDLGYPVLVRPSYVLGGRAMEIVHSDADLKEYIEEAVRVSPDKPILIDEFLADGVELDVDAVSDGEDVLIGGVMEHVETAGVHSGDSACMIPPRSLDDETMARVREVTEDIASALDTVGLMNVQLAVKRNEDGSNDVYVLEANPRSSRTVPFVSKATGVPIAKLAAKVMAGNSLADLDVSEQIPEQVSVKEVVLPFDRLPGSDPRLGPEMKSTGEVMGTATSFGKAYEKAQSAANDPVPADGTVYVDLADPEFPDADSEAGQELLDAFNEYYEVLTPDDVDDFLTMLREGDFDFVVSRDRDTLIDCVEEEVSYFSTYASAKAALEARGAADEDIDVLPVGERPRVVANWGQ from the coding sequence ATGACTGACGAGGACACCTCGACCGGCCCTCAGGAAGGCACGGAGGACCGGACGATTTTGCTCATCGGAAGCGGCCCAATCCAGATCGGACAGGCGGCGGAATTCGACTACTCCGGCGCGCAGGCCTGCCGCGCGCTCCGAGAGGAAGGCGCGCGAGTTGTCCTCGTCAACTCGAACCCCGCGACCATCATGACCGACCCCGAGATGGCCGACAAGGTCTACATCGAACCCATCACGACCGAGGCCATCTCCGAGATTATCGAGCGCGAGCGTCCCGACGGCGTCATCGCCGGACTCGGCGGACAGACCGGACTCAACGTCACGGCCGAACTCGCAGAGGAGGGCGTCTTAGAGAAGTTCGACGTGGACATCATGGGCACGCCGCTCGACACCATCTACGCGACGGAGGACCGCGACCTGTTCCGCCAGCGCATGGAGAAAATCGGCCAGCCCGTCCCGAAGTCGACGACCATCTCGCTGGAGGAAGGCGAGGCGGTCGAGAACATCACCGAGGAGGCCCTCGTAGAGCGCGTCGAAGACTCCGTCGACGCCGTCGGCGACCTGCCGGTCATCTCGCGGACGACCTACACGCTCGGCGGCTCCGGCTCCGGCGTCGTCCACGAGATGGACGAACTCGTCTCCCGCGTCCGCAAGGGCCTCCGCCTCTCGCGCAACAGCGAGGTGCTCATCACGGAGTCCATCTCCGGCTGGGTCGAACTCGAATACGAGGTGATGCGCGACGCCGACGACTCGTGTATCATCATCTGCAACATGGAGAACATCGACCCGATGGGGATTCACACCGGCGAGTCCACCGTCGTCACGCCCTCGCAGGTCATCCCCGACGAGGGCCACCAGGAGATGCGCGACGCCGCGCTCCAGGTCATCCGCGAACTCGGCATTCAGGGCGGCTGTAACATCCAGTTCGCGTGGCACGACGACGGCACCCCCGGCGGCGAGTACCGCGTCGTCGAGGTGAACCCGCGCGTCTCGCGGTCCTCCGCGCTCGCCTCGAAGGCGACCGGCTACCCCATCGCCCGCGTCACGGCGAAGGTCGCCCTCGGCAAGCGCCTCCACGAGATTACCAACGAAATCACCGGCGAGACCACTGCCGCCTTCGAACCCGCGATCGACTACGTAGTCACGAAGGTCCCGCGGTGGCCCAAGGACAAGTTCACCGACGTGGACTTCGAGCTCTCGACGGCCATGAAGTCCACCGGCGAGGCGATGTCCATCGGGCGCACCTTCGAGGAGTCGCTTCTGAAGGCGCTTCGGTCGTCCGAGTACGACCCCGCCGCCGACTGGGACGAGGTGTCCGACGAGGAACTCGAAGCCGAGTACCTCGAAACGCCGACTCCCGACCGTCCGTACGCCATCTTCGAGGCGTTCGAGCGCGGCTACACCACGGAGGACGTGGTCGAACTGACCGACATCCACGAGTGGTACGTCGAGCGCTTCGGCCGCGTCGTCGAGGCGGTCGAGGCCGCCGCCGAGGGCGACTTCGCCGCCGCCGCCTCCGCCGGCCACACCAACGCCAGCATCGCCGCGGCGACCGGCACGAGCGTCGGCGAGGTCGAACAGAACGTCCCCGGCCGCACCTACAAGCAGGTCGACACCTGCGCCGGCGAGTTCGCCGCGCAGACGCCGTACTACTACTCCGCGCGCAAGCCCGAGTTCTTCCGCGGCCCCTTCGAGGGCGACTCGGCGGGTAACGAACTCCGCGTCGACCGCGACATGGAGAGCGTCGTCGTCGTCGGCGGCGGTCCCATCCGCATCGGACAGGGCGTCGAGTTCGACTACTGTTCGGTCCACGCGGTGCAGGCGCTCCGCGACATGGGCATCGACGCGCACGTCGTCAACAACAACCCCGAGACGGTGTCGACCGACTACGACACCTCCGACGGCCTCTTTTTCGAGCCCATCACGGCAGAAGAGGTCGCCGACGTCATCGAAGCCATCGACGCCGACGGGGTCATGCTCCAGTTCGGCGGGCAGACCTCGGTCAACATCGGCCACCCGCTCGAATCCGAACTCGACCGCCGCGGCGTCGACTGCGAGATTCTCGGCACGACCATCGACGCGATGGACCTCGCCGAGGACCGCGACCGCTTCAACCGCCTGATGGACGACCTCGGCATCCTCCAGCCCGAAGGCGGCTCCGCGACCAGCGAGGAAGAGGCGCTCGACCTCGCCAACGACCTCGGCTACCCCGTGCTGGTTCGCCCGTCGTACGTCCTCGGCGGCCGCGCGATGGAAATCGTCCACTCCGACGCGGACCTCAAGGAGTACATCGAGGAGGCCGTTCGCGTCTCCCCCGACAAGCCCATCCTCATCGACGAGTTCCTCGCCGACGGCGTCGAACTCGACGTGGACGCCGTCTCCGACGGCGAAGACGTCCTCATCGGCGGCGTGATGGAGCACGTCGAGACCGCCGGCGTCCACTCCGGCGACTCCGCGTGTATGATTCCGCCGCGCTCGCTCGACGACGAGACGATGGCCCGCGTCCGCGAGGTCACGGAAGACATCGCCAGCGCGCTCGATACGGTCGGCCTGATGAACGTCCAACTCGCGGTCAAGCGGAACGAGGACGGCTCGAACGACGTGTACGTCCTCGAAGCCAACCCCCGTTCCTCGCGGACCGTCCCGTTCGTCTCGAAGGCGACGGGCGTCCCAATCGCAAAGCTCGCGGCGAAGGTCATGGCCGGCAACTCGCTTGCCGACCTCGACGTGAGCGAGCAGATTCCCGAGCAGGTGTCGGTCAAGGAGGTCGTCCTCCCGTTCGACCGCCTGCCGGGTTCGGACCCGCGTCTCGGCCCGGAGATGAAGTCCACGGGCGAGGTCATGGGCACCGCGACCTCGTTCGGCAAGGCCTACGAGAAGGCCCAGTCGGCAGCCAACGACCCGGTTCCGGCCGACGGCACCGTCTACGTCGACCTCGCGGACCCCGAGTTCCCCGACGCCGACAGCGAGGCCGGACAGGAACTGCTCGACGCCTTCAACGAGTACTACGAGGTGCTCACGCCCGACGACGTCGACGACTTCCTGACGATGCTTCGCGAGGGCGACTTCGACTTCGTCGTCTCCCGCGACCGCGACACGCTCATCGACTGCGTCGAAGAGGAGGTCAGCTACTTCTCGACGTACGCCTCCGCGAAGGCGGCGCTCGAAGCCCGCGGCGCGGCCGACGAGGACATCGACGTGCTCCCGGTCGGCGAGCGCCCGCGCGTCGTCGCCAACTGGGGCCAGTAA
- a CDS encoding ATP-binding protein, which produces MTDLGDFSDFDGDDPDSSSDAGGGEQAGSVAGNGRSARADPVSETESATAASSADGDGVDADRDDRDDRDDSSTDVTGGAGATDDGDDLQFDDYDADPVGDERGLGAIAVSQGLRVSEDSDRTALRAFVTAGNRERVRLGKYLVVPYPDDELLFCRIVGLEYAQEFQADDATEIHARRAMRRPADEFEERDFKFMAELEPIAVLFSDDGDLKRRMVDRVPKPQATVGEATDATQIKTGLKIPEAGVFLGHLSVGGEKVRTAARPPTIDYRLNDDYTDGDPLVFRHTLVAGGTGSGKTHASKNILRQYLSEERSYEMDDGREVQTAVVQFDPQDEYAQMHDDNPDMDDETARRYEREGIAHGGHDDTVALVPKMAGSSYPGANHRAEQLEFTVPFSMARDLPWLVAGSSLNDNQYPALIELLNRFFRDYGDAGTYKQFLQYLDDPALKEELHESGRVHEATFDAVKRRVRGVPSGVFDQDARPITELDHQLVRPGGLTVVPTYHLSSSRAKELFVLAVSALLIDDKLSNDPSSDRIKETPLVLGMDEAHNFLTDADSVQAQKVIQKFTEAAKQGRKERLGLFLITQDPQDIADPVFKQVNTKVVLNLGDEDAIKSVNIPPNLEDKVPYMEKGQMVVYSPDNSDPVELTGLSTCVTRHGD; this is translated from the coding sequence ATGACCGACTTGGGGGATTTCAGCGACTTCGACGGCGACGACCCCGACAGTTCGTCCGATGCGGGTGGCGGCGAGCAGGCGGGGTCCGTCGCCGGGAACGGGCGCTCGGCGCGGGCCGACCCCGTCTCGGAAACCGAGAGCGCGACCGCCGCGAGTTCGGCCGACGGCGACGGCGTCGATGCCGACCGCGACGACCGCGACGACCGCGACGACAGTTCGACGGATGTGACCGGTGGGGCCGGCGCGACCGACGACGGGGACGACCTCCAGTTCGACGACTACGACGCCGACCCCGTCGGCGACGAGCGGGGCCTCGGTGCGATTGCGGTCTCGCAGGGCCTCCGCGTGTCGGAGGACTCGGACCGGACGGCGCTCCGGGCGTTCGTGACCGCGGGCAATCGCGAGCGCGTCCGCCTCGGGAAGTATCTGGTCGTCCCCTACCCCGACGACGAACTGCTGTTCTGCCGCATCGTCGGGCTGGAGTACGCCCAGGAGTTCCAGGCCGACGACGCGACGGAGATTCACGCCCGCCGGGCGATGCGCCGCCCCGCAGACGAGTTCGAGGAGCGCGATTTCAAGTTCATGGCCGAACTCGAACCCATCGCCGTGCTGTTTTCCGACGACGGCGACCTCAAGCGCCGGATGGTCGACCGCGTGCCGAAACCGCAGGCGACGGTCGGAGAGGCCACCGACGCGACCCAGATTAAGACCGGCCTGAAGATTCCCGAGGCGGGCGTCTTCCTCGGCCACCTCTCCGTCGGCGGCGAGAAGGTCCGAACCGCGGCCCGACCGCCGACCATCGACTACCGCCTGAACGACGACTACACCGACGGCGACCCGCTCGTGTTCCGCCACACGCTGGTCGCCGGCGGCACCGGTTCGGGGAAGACTCACGCCTCGAAGAACATCCTGCGGCAGTATCTCTCCGAAGAGCGGAGCTACGAGATGGACGACGGCCGCGAGGTCCAGACCGCGGTCGTCCAGTTCGACCCGCAGGACGAGTACGCCCAGATGCACGACGACAACCCCGACATGGACGACGAGACGGCCCGGCGCTACGAGCGCGAGGGCATCGCCCACGGCGGCCACGACGACACCGTCGCGCTCGTCCCCAAGATGGCCGGGTCGTCGTACCCGGGCGCGAACCACCGCGCCGAGCAGTTGGAGTTCACCGTCCCCTTCTCGATGGCGCGGGACCTCCCGTGGCTCGTCGCCGGCAGCAGCCTCAACGACAACCAGTACCCGGCGCTCATCGAACTCCTGAACCGCTTTTTCCGGGACTACGGCGACGCCGGGACGTACAAGCAGTTCCTCCAGTACCTCGACGACCCGGCGCTGAAAGAGGAGCTTCACGAGTCGGGGCGGGTCCACGAGGCGACCTTCGACGCGGTGAAACGCCGGGTCCGCGGCGTGCCGAGCGGCGTGTTCGACCAGGACGCCCGCCCGATAACCGAACTCGACCACCAGCTCGTCCGCCCCGGCGGGCTGACGGTCGTGCCGACCTACCACCTCTCGTCGAGTCGGGCGAAAGAACTGTTCGTCCTCGCGGTGTCGGCGCTGCTCATCGACGATAAGCTCTCGAACGACCCGTCGAGCGACCGCATCAAGGAGACGCCGTTGGTCCTCGGGATGGACGAGGCGCACAACTTCCTCACCGACGCCGATTCGGTGCAGGCGCAGAAAGTCATTCAGAAGTTCACCGAGGCGGCCAAGCAGGGCCGCAAGGAGCGCCTCGGCCTGTTTCTCATCACGCAGGACCCACAGGACATCGCCGACCCGGTGTTCAAGCAGGTGAACACGAAAGTCGTGCTCAACCTCGGCGACGAGGACGCCATCAAGAGCGTCAACATCCCGCCGAACCTCGAAGACAAGGTGCCGTACATGGAGAAGGGCCAGATGGTCGTCTACTCGCCCGACAACTCCGACCCCGTCGAACTGACGGGGCTTTCGACCTGCGTGACGCGACACGGCGACTGA
- a CDS encoding KaiC domain-containing protein, which yields MSDDDDWFERALRETDDGETDADDADPEESEQRDDGETDVGDADSGSAAESDAPDSSVTGGAEFGTESEGADAADERDEPLSFGDGPFGDSTGDDSRDDDPLDGDDDPFSTDFATAFNNAPMPDAGGGFGGDSSDDDFGFGPAPGSGPEGSDSPTFDDEEFDSDIDRIDIGIEGLDDMILGGVPKRSLMVAIGSAGTGKTTFGLQFLRKALEDGGSGVYITLEESRERILDTADEKGWEFSTYEADGRLAVVDLDPVEMANSLSSIRNDLPRLVEEFGADRLVLDSVSLLEMMYDHPSKRRSEVFNFTRSLKDAGVTTMLTSEADQSTPYVSRHGIVEYLSDAVFVLQYVRGDDFRETRLAIEIQKIRDANHSRETKPYELTNEGISVYQQANIF from the coding sequence GTGAGTGACGACGACGACTGGTTCGAACGGGCACTCCGCGAGACCGATGACGGCGAGACCGACGCAGACGACGCGGACCCCGAGGAAAGCGAGCAGCGTGACGACGGCGAGACCGACGTGGGCGACGCGGACAGCGGTTCGGCCGCGGAGTCGGACGCGCCGGACTCGTCGGTGACGGGGGGAGCCGAGTTCGGGACCGAAAGCGAGGGGGCCGACGCCGCCGACGAGCGCGACGAGCCGCTGTCGTTCGGTGACGGCCCGTTCGGGGACAGTACGGGCGACGACTCACGCGACGACGACCCGCTCGACGGCGACGACGACCCGTTTTCGACCGACTTCGCCACGGCGTTCAACAACGCGCCGATGCCCGACGCGGGCGGCGGGTTCGGCGGCGACTCGTCGGACGACGATTTCGGATTCGGTCCCGCTCCCGGCTCCGGTCCCGAGGGGTCTGACTCCCCGACGTTCGACGACGAGGAGTTCGACTCCGACATCGACCGCATCGATATCGGCATCGAGGGGCTCGACGACATGATTCTCGGCGGCGTCCCCAAACGGTCGCTGATGGTGGCCATCGGGAGCGCCGGGACCGGCAAGACGACGTTCGGGCTACAATTCCTCCGGAAAGCCCTCGAAGACGGCGGCAGCGGCGTCTACATCACGCTCGAAGAGAGCCGCGAGCGCATCCTCGATACGGCCGACGAGAAGGGCTGGGAGTTCTCGACGTACGAGGCCGACGGCCGATTGGCCGTCGTCGACCTCGACCCCGTGGAGATGGCCAACAGCCTGTCGAGCATCCGCAACGACCTCCCGCGGCTGGTCGAGGAGTTCGGCGCAGACCGACTCGTCCTCGACTCCGTCTCGCTTCTGGAGATGATGTACGACCACCCCTCGAAGCGCCGCAGCGAGGTGTTCAACTTCACGCGGTCGCTGAAGGACGCCGGCGTGACGACGATGCTCACCTCCGAGGCGGACCAGTCGACGCCGTACGTCTCCCGCCACGGCATCGTCGAGTACCTCTCGGACGCCGTGTTCGTCCTCCAGTACGTCCGCGGCGACGACTTCCGGGAGACCCGGCTCGCAATCGAGATTCAGAAGATACGCGACGCCAACCACTCCCGGGAGACCAAACCGTACGAACTCACGAACGAGGGCATCAGCGTCTACCAGCAGGCGAATATTTTCTGA
- a CDS encoding universal stress protein, with protein MAEHVLVPIDGSPQSVAAVRFAASEWPDAELTLLNVINPADADYKERALSGSEEWFQVEKRKARETFAEVKAEVGLVDADRPVTDRIEVGSPQKLIVEVLADDDAGYDHVVMGSHGRTGVSRILLGSVAEEVLRRSPVPVTIVR; from the coding sequence ATGGCCGAACACGTGCTCGTCCCAATCGACGGGTCGCCGCAGTCAGTCGCCGCGGTCCGCTTTGCCGCCTCGGAGTGGCCCGACGCCGAACTCACGCTGTTGAACGTCATCAACCCCGCCGACGCCGATTACAAAGAGCGGGCGCTCAGCGGCTCCGAGGAGTGGTTCCAAGTGGAGAAACGAAAGGCGAGAGAGACGTTCGCCGAGGTGAAAGCCGAAGTGGGACTCGTCGACGCCGACAGGCCGGTCACTGACCGCATCGAGGTCGGCAGCCCCCAGAAGCTCATCGTCGAGGTGCTGGCGGACGACGACGCCGGCTACGACCACGTCGTGATGGGCAGCCACGGTCGGACCGGCGTCTCGCGCATCCTGCTCGGCAGCGTCGCCGAGGAGGTCCTCCGGCGGTCGCCGGTGCCCGTGACTATCGTACGGTGA
- a CDS encoding S66 family peptidase has product MPAVFTPPPPLDAGDRVAVVAPSRPIDESQLDRACARLRDVFSLDPVVFESARRDWEWLRDNPAARAEDVMTAFEDPSIRGVIAVTGGDDQLRILPHLDPARLTASPTRFFGFSDNDNLRLFLWTHGVVSYGATLHPTLTVDPEIHPYVERYLRRAFFERSLGVVEPASEWTDDWFDFDTEEPREWRDNPGRTWRGDERVTGRLWGGNFSVVKWHLQTRRYLPNPDELDGAVLALETSEDVPLPREVRYTLRSMGERGLLERFDGVVVGRPRTYSPELEWEPPADYGAQLRAELLSVLDAYSPDATAVFDVEFGHADPTVPLPLGAKATLDPAVERLRID; this is encoded by the coding sequence ATGCCCGCGGTATTCACGCCGCCGCCGCCGCTCGACGCCGGAGACCGGGTCGCGGTCGTCGCGCCGTCGCGCCCCATCGACGAGTCACAGTTGGACCGTGCGTGCGCGCGGCTCCGCGACGTGTTCTCGCTCGACCCCGTCGTCTTCGAGTCGGCCCGACGCGACTGGGAGTGGCTCCGGGACAACCCGGCGGCGCGCGCGGAGGACGTGATGACGGCCTTCGAGGACCCGTCGATACGCGGCGTCATCGCTGTCACCGGCGGCGACGACCAGCTTCGAATCCTCCCCCATCTCGACCCGGCGCGGCTGACCGCGTCGCCGACGCGGTTTTTCGGCTTCAGCGACAACGACAATCTCCGGCTGTTCCTCTGGACCCACGGCGTCGTGAGCTACGGCGCGACGCTCCACCCGACGCTCACCGTGGACCCCGAAATCCACCCGTACGTCGAGCGATACCTCCGGCGGGCGTTCTTCGAGCGCTCTCTCGGCGTCGTCGAACCTGCCTCGGAGTGGACCGACGACTGGTTCGACTTCGACACCGAAGAGCCCCGAGAGTGGCGCGATAACCCGGGTCGGACGTGGCGGGGTGACGAACGAGTGACCGGGCGACTCTGGGGCGGTAACTTCAGCGTCGTGAAGTGGCATCTCCAGACCCGCCGGTACCTCCCGAACCCCGACGAACTCGACGGGGCGGTGCTCGCGCTCGAAACCTCGGAGGACGTGCCGCTCCCCCGCGAGGTCCGGTACACGTTGCGGTCGATGGGCGAACGCGGCTTGTTAGAACGATTCGACGGCGTCGTGGTCGGTCGGCCGCGGACGTACTCGCCCGAACTGGAGTGGGAACCGCCGGCCGACTACGGCGCGCAACTCCGCGCGGAGCTGCTGTCGGTCCTCGACGCGTACAGCCCCGACGCCACGGCGGTGTTCGACGTGGAGTTCGGCCACGCCGACCCGACGGTGCCGCTCCCGCTCGGCGCGAAGGCGACGCTGGACCCGGCGGTCGAGCGGCTTCGAATCGACTGA
- a CDS encoding nitroreductase family protein has translation MEFTEVVTTRRSIHEYADESLDDETLRTIFENAVQAPSSYNLQPWEFVVLREDETQQLLREAAYDQDHVTGAAASVIVLGNKDPEAHAETVTDDMLEKGYLPSEEVRDGILDNIAGMADLPEQERRVWTVRSTSLVAMSLMYAAWDEGVASCPVGGFDADAVLDAFDIDGERYEPVMLLTMGYPAEDADELQAERKYRRPVDEVVHFESFESGQSADPATADD, from the coding sequence ATGGAATTCACAGAGGTCGTGACGACCCGCCGCTCTATCCACGAGTACGCCGACGAGTCGCTCGATGACGAGACGCTCCGAACGATATTCGAAAACGCCGTGCAGGCCCCGTCGAGCTACAACCTCCAGCCGTGGGAGTTCGTCGTGCTGCGCGAAGACGAGACACAGCAGCTGCTCCGCGAGGCGGCCTACGACCAAGACCACGTCACCGGTGCCGCCGCGTCGGTCATCGTGCTCGGCAACAAGGACCCCGAAGCGCACGCCGAGACCGTCACCGACGACATGCTGGAGAAAGGCTACCTGCCGAGCGAAGAGGTCCGCGACGGCATCCTCGACAACATCGCCGGCATGGCCGACCTCCCCGAACAGGAGCGCCGCGTCTGGACCGTCCGCTCGACGTCGCTCGTCGCGATGTCGCTCATGTACGCCGCGTGGGACGAGGGCGTCGCCTCCTGTCCCGTCGGCGGCTTCGACGCCGACGCCGTCCTCGACGCGTTCGACATCGACGGCGAGCGGTACGAACCCGTGATGCTCCTGACGATGGGGTACCCCGCCGAGGACGCCGACGAACTGCAAGCGGAACGCAAGTACCGCCGCCCGGTCGACGAGGTCGTCCACTTCGAGAGCTTCGAGTCCGGACAGTCGGCCGACCCTGCGACCGCCGACGACTGA